A stretch of Rhinoderma darwinii isolate aRhiDar2 chromosome 4, aRhiDar2.hap1, whole genome shotgun sequence DNA encodes these proteins:
- the LOC142760456 gene encoding protein FAM200C-like encodes MAKRKKDEEYRTFQQEWTDEFAFVERAGSPVCLICNDKIASMKRSNIKRHFDTRHASFASKYPAGDSRKKACQELLCKVQASQQQLRVWTQQGDLNSASFVGALAIVRNGKPFTDGEYAKTFMLDVANELFDDFPDKAKIIKRIKDMPLSARTVHDRAIMMANQIEASQVKDINTALFFSLALDESTDVSHISQFSIIARYAVGDTLHEESLAVLPLKGTTRGDDLFKSFTEFTKEKNLPMHKLISVCTDGAPCMVGKNKGFVALLREHEKRPILSFHCILHQEALCAQMFGEQLGEVMSLVIQVVNFIVARALNDRQFKTLLDEDGNNYPGLLLHSNVRWLSRGKVLSRFAACLSEIRTFLEMKNVDHPELSNTEWLLKFFYLVDMTEHLNQLNVKMQGVGNTVLSLQQAVFAFENKLELFIADIETGRLIHFEKLGEFKDACTANDPAQHLDIQQLAGFTSNLLQSFKARFGEFREHTRLFKFITHPHECALDSTDLSYIPGVSIRDFELQAADLKASDMWVNKFKSLNEDLEKLARQQAELASKHKWREMKQLQHADQLIVKTWNALPVTYQTLQRVGIAVLTMFGSTYAFEQSFSHLKHIKTNIRSRLTDGSLNACMKLNLTTYEPDYKAISKSMQHQKSH; translated from the coding sequence ATGGCTAAAAGAAAGAAGGATGAGGAGTATCGTACTTTTCAGCAGGAGTGGACAGACGAATTTGCCTTTGTGGAGAGAGCAGGTTCACCAGTTTGTCTTATATGCAATGATAAAATTGCATCCATGAAGCGGTCAAATATAAAGCGCCACTTTGACACACGCCATGCTTCATTTGCATCGAAATATCCTGCAGGGGACAGCAGGAAGAAAGCCTGTCAAGAGCTGCTGTGCAAAGTGCAAGCTAGTCAGCAGCAACTTCGAGTTTGGACCCAACAAGGTGACTTAAATTCGGCTAGCTTTGTTGGTGCTTTGGCAATTGTCAGAAACGGAAAACCATTCACAGATGGGGAGTATGCCAAAACATTTATGCTTGATGTTgccaatgaactttttgatgattttCCGGATAAAGCCAAGATTATCAAACGGATAAAAGACATGCCTCTGTCAGCAAGAACAGTTCATGACCGTGCCATCATGATGGCAAATCAGATTGAGGCATCCCAAGTGAaggacataaatacagctctGTTCTTTTCTCTTGCTTTGGATGAATCAACTGACGTAAGCCATATATCTCAGTTCAGCATCATTGCAAGGTATGCTGTCGGTGACACGTTACATGAGGAAAGTCTTGCTGTTTTGCCTCTGAAAGGGACAACAAGAGGGGATGATTTGTTCAAGTCATTCACTGAGTTCACTAAAGAAAAAAATCTACCAATGCATAAACTTATTTCAGTGTGTACTGATGGTGCTCCATGCATGGTAGGAAAAAACAAAGGATTTGTAGCGCTTCTTCGTGAACATGAAAAAAGACCTATCCTTAGTTTTCACTGCATCCTACATCAGGAGGCACTTTGTGCTCAGATGTTTGGTGAGCAGCTTGGTGAGGTGATGTCACTTGTCATTCAGGTGGTCAACTTTATTGTTGCCCGTGCTTTAAATGATCGCCAGTTTAAAACACTcctggatgaagatgggaataattATCCTGGTCTGCTTCTGCACAGCAACGTGCGCTGGCTGTCAAGAGGGAAGGTGCTCAGCCGTTTCGCAGCTTGTCTGAGTGAAATACGAACTTTTCTTGAAATGAAAAACGTTGACCATCCTGAGTTGTCCAACACTGAGTGGCTCCTGAAGTTCTTCTATCTTGTAGATATGACTGAACATCTGAACCAGCTCAATGTGAAAATGCAAGGCGTTGGTAATACAGTTTTATCGCTTCAACAAGCTGTGTTTGCATTTGAAAATAAGCTGGAACTGTTTATCGCAGACATTGAAACAGGTCGTTTAATACACTTTGAAAAACTGGGAGAGTTTAAAGATGCATGCACAGCAAATGACCCTGCACAACATCTTGATATTCAGCAGCTAGCAGGCTTTACATCCAATCTCCTGCAATCATTCAAAGCGCGCTTTGGAGAATTTCGTGAGCACACTCGTCTTTTTAAGTTCATCACTCATCCACATGAGTGTGCACTGGACAGCACTGACCTgagttatatccctggtgtctccaTCAGAGATTTTGAGCTACAAGCTGCTGACCTGAAGGCTTCAGACATGTGGGTGAATAAGTTTAAATCACTTAATGAAGATTTGGAAAAACTTGCACGACAGCAAGCAGAGTTGGCAAGCAAACACAAGTGGAGAGAAATGAAACAACTCCAACATGCAGACCAGCTGATTGTCAAAACTTGGAATGCACTTCCTGTCACATACCAAACACTGCAGCGTGTGGGTATTGCTGTACTGACAATGTTTGGCTCTACCTATGCATTCGAGCAGTCTTTCTCACATCTAAAGCACATCAAGACTAACATACGTTCACGTTTAACGGATGGAAGTCTCAACGCCTGCATGAAGCTAAACCTCACCACGTATGAACCAGATTACAAAGCCATCAGCAAATCCATGCAGCACCAGAAGTCACATTAA